The sequence CGCGAGTCGTACGGCATCTTCGGCTCGAGCGGGATCCTGTTCAATCACGAATCGCCGCTGCGCGGCCGCGAGTTCGTCACGCGCAAGATCACCGATACCGTCGCGAAGATCAAGCTCGGCAAGGCGAGCCGGCTCGAGCTCGGCAACATGGGCGCCAAGCGCGACTGGGGCTTCGCGCTCGAGTACGTCGAAGGGATGTGGCGCATGCTGCAGGCGGACGAGCCCGATACCTACGTGCTCGCGACGAACCGCACCGAGACGGTCCGCGATTTCGTGCGGATGGCGTTCGCGGCGGCCGGCTATCAGCTCGAATGGAGCGGCAAGGGCGAGGACGAGCGCGGCATCGATACGGCGACGGGCAACGTGCTCGTATCGGTGAATCCGAAGTTCTACCGGCCCGCCGAAGTCGATCTGCTGATCGGCTGCGCGGACAAGGCGCGGGACAAGCTCGGCTGGGTGCCGAAGACGACGCTCGAGGCGCTCTGCCGGATGATGGTGGAGGCCGACCTCACGCGCAACCGTCATCATGAGACCTTCTGAGCCCGGCGCGCGGCGCGCGCTCGTCACCGGCATCGCGGGCTTCACCGGCCGCCACCTCGCCGCGCGGCTCGAGGCGCACGGCTACGACGTGTGGGGCACGGTCGCGCCCGGGACCGACGTGCTCGGCGATCCGCTGCTGCGGCGCTGGCGCTGCGTGAAGGCGGATCTGCTCGACGTCGACTCGCTGCATGCGGCGGTCGCCGACGCACGCCCGCACGCGGTCGTGCATCTGGCCGCGCGCGCGCACGTCGCGCACGGCAATCCGCAGGACACCTACCTCGTCAACGTGGTCGGCACGCGCAACCTGCTCGCGTCGCTCGCCGGCCTCGACGCGCGCCCGCACGCCGTGCTGCTCGCGAGCAGCGCGAACGTCTACGGCAACGCATCGACCGAGGTGCTCGACGAATCGGCGCCGCCGCAGCCCGCGAACGACTACGCGGTCAGCAAGCTCGCGATGGAATACATGGCGAAGCTCTGGCTCGACCGGCTGCCGATCGTGATCGCGCGCCCGTTCAACTACACGGGCGTCGGCCAGAGCGAAGCGTATCTGCTGCCCAAGCTCGTCGCGCACTACGCGCGCGGCGAGCCGCGGATCGCGCTCGGCAATCTCGACGTGAGCCGCGATTTCTCCGACGTGCGCGACGTCGTCGACGCCTACGCGCGGCTCATCGACGCCGCGCCCGTGGGCGAGACGTTCAACGTGTGCGCGGAGCGCGGCTATGCGTTGAAGGAAGTGCTGGCGATGCTCGCGCGGATCGCGGGCTACGTGATCGACGTGAGCGTCGATCCGCGCTTCGTGCGCGCGAGCGAGGTGAAGAAGCTGGTGGGCTCGCGGCGCAAGCTGCGCGCGGCGATCGGCGACGCACGCCGCTCGACGAAACGCTGCGCTGGATGTACGGCGACATGCGCGCGGCGCTCGGCGCGCGCGAGGATCAGCCGGCGAGCTGAGCGTCGATGCTCTTCGCGAGCGGCGACGGCGTGTCGCCCGTGTGCAGCGTCGTGACGGTCTCGATCAGCGCGATCCCGCACTCCGCTTCGGCAACGGGGTTGTGCATCGTGTTCTTCGGCACGATGCAGAAATCGCCCGGGTTCAGCACGACGTCGTCGCGCCCTTCGAATTGAATGCGCAAGCGGCCGTAGACGACGTAGAACATCTCGTCCTCGTCGGCGTGCTTGTGCCACGTGAATTCGCCCTTGAGCTTCGCGACCTTCACGTACTGGTCGTTCACGCGCCCGACGACGCGCGGCGACCAATACTCGCTCACGTCGCGCAACGCTGCCTCGAAATTGACGCCGATGCCTGCCTGAAACATGGGGACGCTCCTGGTTCGCTATATTCGAGCCGGCAGCTTAGCAGCAAGCGCGCGAACGCGCCGAACACGCATGCGTCGTGGCCGACGCGGTGCGACGCGGTGCAGCGGCGGCTGCGCGCCGCGCGCGGCAGAGCGAATCGATCGCGGCGAAGCGGGCGATACGGCTCGGCGCGCATGCCGTGCGCGGCGCGAACCGCGCATGGGATGAACGCAGCGAACCGCTTCGCGCGCCCGCAGCCCCTGCACGCGCCGCGCACACACGCCGCCGAGCCGCCCGCCGCCCGCCGCCCGCCGTCAGCCGTCAGCCGGCGAGCCCGCGCGCGAGATCGTCGCGGATGTCGGCCGGATCCTCGAGCCCGACCGCGAGCCGGATCAGCCCTTCGGTGATCCCCGCCGCCTCGCGCGCTTCAGGCGCGATCCGGCTGTGCGTCGTCGTCGCCGGATGCGTGATCGTCGTGCGCGTGTCGCCGAGGTTCGCGGTGATCGATACGATCTTCGTGCCGTCGATCACACGCCACGCGTTCGCGCGCTGCCGCTCCGGCGTATCGCCGTTCAGCTCGAACGACACGACCGAGCCGCCCGATTTCTGCTGGCGCTTCGCGAGCGCATGCTGCGGATGCGATTCGAGCCCCGGATAGAACACGCGCTTCACGGCCGGATGCGCCTCGAGCCAGCGGGCGATCTCAAGCGCGTTCTCCGATTGCCGGTTCACGCGCAGCGACAGCGTCTCCATGCCCTTGAGCAGCACCCACGCATTGAACGCGGACAGCGTCGGCCCCGCGGTGCGCACGAACGGGAACACCTTCTCCATGATGAACGCCTTCGAGCCGACGAGCGCGCCGCCGAGCACGCGCCCCTGACCGTCGAGGAACTTGGTGGCCGAATGCATCACGACGTCCGCGCCGAGCTTGAGCGGCTGCTGCAGCACCGGGCTGCAGAAACAGTTGTCGACGACGAACAGCGCATGGGCCGCCTTCGCGATCCTGCCCACCGCCTCGATGTCGGCGAGCTCGGTCATCGGGTTCGACGGCGTCTCGAGGAAGAACATCTTCGTCTCGGGGCGCACGGCGGCGCGCCATGCGTCGAGATCGGCCGGATCGACGAACGTCGTCTCGATGCCGAACTTCGCGAAGATCTGCCCGAACAGCCCGAGCGTCGAGCCGAACAGGCTGCGCGAGCTGACGAGGTGATCGCCCACCTGCAGCGCGGCCATCACGACCGACGTGATCGCCGCCATTCCGGACGCGGTCGCGATGCACGCCTCGCCGCCCTCGAGCGCCGCGAGGCGATCCTGGAACATCGTGACGGTCGGATTCGTGAAGCGCGAGTACGTGTAGTAGTCTTCCGAATGCTTGAAGCGCTCGGCCGCCTCGGCCGCGCTCGCGTAGCAGAAGCTCGACGTGAGGAAGAGCGCTTCCGAATGCTCGTTGAATTCACTGCGCAGCGTGCCCGAGCGGACGGCGAGCGTGTCGAAGTTGAGAGAGTCGTCCATGTTCCGTTCATCCGTTTTCAAGCGCATCGCCGCCGTGCGCGTCGCGCGGCGAATGCGCAGACCAACAAAAAGCCCGCTCATGCGTCGGCATCAGCGGGCTTGGTGTGCGGTACGAACAGCTATCGACTCGGGCCGGCATGGCGCTGCTCGCCGGCCTTCGCTTTAGCTGTTTCGGGTT is a genomic window of Burkholderia mallei ATCC 23344 containing:
- the gmd gene encoding GDP-mannose 4,6-dehydratase; its protein translation is MTQARKAIITGITGQDGAYLAKLLLDKGYEVVGTYRRTSSVNFWRIAELGVDKHPGLTLVEHDLTDLGSSLRLVERTQPHELYNLAAQSFVGVSFDQPATTAEVTGLGALHLLEAIRVVNPKIRYYQASTSEMFGKVQAIPQIESTPFYPRSPYGVAKLFAHWTTLNYRESYGIFGSSGILFNHESPLRGREFVTRKITDTVAKIKLGKASRLELGNMGAKRDWGFALEYVEGMWRMLQADEPDTYVLATNRTETVRDFVRMAFAAAGYQLEWSGKGEDERGIDTATGNVLVSVNPKFYRPAEVDLLIGCADKARDKLGWVPKTTLEALCRMMVEADLTRNRHHETF
- a CDS encoding cupin domain-containing protein, whose protein sequence is MFQAGIGVNFEAALRDVSEYWSPRVVGRVNDQYVKVAKLKGEFTWHKHADEDEMFYVVYGRLRIQFEGRDDVVLNPGDFCIVPKNTMHNPVAEAECGIALIETVTTLHTGDTPSPLAKSIDAQLAG
- a CDS encoding O-succinylhomoserine sulfhydrylase is translated as MSGLFVGLRIRRATRTAAMRLKTDERNMDDSLNFDTLAVRSGTLRSEFNEHSEALFLTSSFCYASAAEAAERFKHSEDYYTYSRFTNPTVTMFQDRLAALEGGEACIATASGMAAITSVVMAALQVGDHLVSSRSLFGSTLGLFGQIFAKFGIETTFVDPADLDAWRAAVRPETKMFFLETPSNPMTELADIEAVGRIAKAAHALFVVDNCFCSPVLQQPLKLGADVVMHSATKFLDGQGRVLGGALVGSKAFIMEKVFPFVRTAGPTLSAFNAWVLLKGMETLSLRVNRQSENALEIARWLEAHPAVKRVFYPGLESHPQHALAKRQQKSGGSVVSFELNGDTPERQRANAWRVIDGTKIVSITANLGDTRTTITHPATTTHSRIAPEAREAAGITEGLIRLAVGLEDPADIRDDLARGLAG